One window of the Opisthocomus hoazin isolate bOpiHoa1 chromosome 12, bOpiHoa1.hap1, whole genome shotgun sequence genome contains the following:
- the PPP1R3E gene encoding protein phosphatase 1 regulatory subunit 3E, whose amino-acid sequence MDKAGSLHSSVPAPPPRLYLPRNFSCSACLYGSLAEQCQGGCSPDGDAAPRPLVREAAGEKPPAPRGREPSLPAVPPSPTQRRRAKSLPTPGDRSLRPALQQSPSRRKTVRFADSLGLELTSVRHFCEADLPLVPPPPRVADLFKTRKPPALGDLAPVLFGPPPPLLEPLFPLQPGAGPGFAERVRQHKVRLEWVRDEPAGLRGAVRVLNLAYEKAVSVRYTLNRWASCAEVPAAYQPGGPADGLTDRFAFLLPLGAAAAEATLEFAVRYRVAGAEYWDNNDGANYRLRGRSRVLPAAVPPHDLDSPAWIHFI is encoded by the coding sequence ATGGATAAGGCGGGCTCGCTCCACAGCTCGgtgcccgcgccgccgccgcggctctACCTGCCGCGCAACTTCAGCTGCAGCGCTTGCCTCTATGGCAGCCTGGCCGAGCAGTGccaggggggctgcagccccgacGGCGACGCCGCGCCCCGGCCCTTGGTGCGGGAAGCGGCGGGCGAGAAGCCGCCGGCGCCCCGCGGCCGGGAGCCCTCGCTGCCcgccgtgccccccagccccacgcagcgccGCCGCGCTAAGTCTCTACCCACGCCCGGTGATCGCAGCTTGCGCCCGGCGCTGCAGCAGAGCCCATCTCGCCGCAAGACGGTGCGGTTCGCCGACTCCCTTGGCCTGGAGCTCACCTCCGTGCGACACTTCTGCGAGGCCGACCTGCCGctggtgccgccgccgccgcgcgtcGCCGACCTCTTCAAGACCAGGAAGCCGCCGGCGCTGGGCGACctggcgccggtgctgttcgggccgccgccgccgctgctggaGCCGCTCTTCCCGCTGcagcccggcgccggccccgGCTTCGCGGAGCGGGTGCGGCAGCACAAGGTGAGGCTGGAGTGGGTGCGGGACGAGccggcggggctgcgcggcgccGTGCGCGTCCTCAACCTGGCCTACGAGAAGGCAGTCTCTGTGCGCTACACGCTCAACCGCTGGGCCAGCTGCGCCGAGGTGCCCGCCGCCTACcagccgggcggcccggcggACGGCCTCACCGACCGCTTCGCCTTCCTCCTGCCGCTGGGCGCGGCCGCCGCCGAGGCCACGCTGGAGTTCGCCGTCCGCTACCGCGTCGCCGGCGCCGAGTACTGGGACAACAACGACGGCGCGAACTACCGACTGCGGGGCCGGTCCCGCGTCCTGCCCGCCGCCGTTCCCCCGCACGACCTCGACAGCCCCGCCTGGATCCACTTCATCTGA